The genomic segment GGATCGTTCATCTTCTTAGGGCCGACGGGCGTGGGCAAGACCGAAACGGCACGTGCGCTGGCGGAGTTCCTGTTCGATGACGAGCAGGCGATGATCCGCATCGACATGAGCGAGTACATGGAGAAGCATGCGGTGGCGAGGCTGATTGGCGCGCCTCCCGGATATGTGGGCTACGACGAAGGCGGCCAGTTGACCGAGGCTGTGCGCCGGCGGCCGTACTCGGTAATTCTGCTGGACGAAGTCGAGAAAGCGCATCCGGACGTGTTCAACGTGCTGCTGCAGGTGATGGACGATGGGCGGCTGACCGACTCGAAGGGACGCACGGTGGATTTCAAGAACACGGTGCTGATCATGACGTCGAACCTGGGCGCAGCGCTGTTGACGGCGGAGACGCTGAAGACGGAGCACGACTTCGATATGGCGCGCGAAAGCGTAATGCGTGTGCTGCGGGAGCACTTCCGGCCGGAGTTCCTGAACCGCGTGGACGACATGGTGATCTTCCGTCCGCTGGGTCATGCGCAGATGGATCAGATTCTCGATCTGCGGATCGAGGAACTGCAAAAGCTGCTGGAAGACAGGCAGATTTCGCTGGAGCTGACGACGCCGGCGAAGCAGTTGATCCTGGCATCGGGATGGGATCCGGTGTACGGTGCGCGGCCGCTGAAGAGGGCGCTGCAGCGCATGGTTCAGGACCCGTTGGCAATGAAGATCCTGGACGGCGAAGTGCTGCACGGGTCGCATGTGCGGATCGATGTGGATCGGCACGCGAACCAGTTGCACTTCGAGCCGATGGGCCGGGAGATGATGGCCTAGCACCTGCAGTGCGGCCACTGCGCTTCGGCACCTGCGGTGCGGCCACTGCGGCTTCGCCGCCATTCGTGCCCAATTAGCGGCGTCAAATAATGAAGGCCTCGGAGGTATCCCTTGTATCTCTGAATGAGCGGCAGTTTCGGTGAGACTGTTGCAGTGGGGGAGCCGAGGCATCGGCTCCCCCGCGGGCGGGCGGCTCCCGTACGTCCCCAGGTGATCGCTCACCGTCCCGGAGCATAGGGACCGCTGCCCAAGTCACGTACGACCGAACAGTCGCACGATCTCATTCGAACATACAAGGCAGGTTATCGTGACACAGATGGTTTGTGGCGTAGATGTTGCTTCCGAGTCCCTGGAAGTTCGCATTGGCCAGCAGGGTGCGGCAGGGTCTTTCCCCAACACCCCCGAAGGGATTATGGCGCTGGGCGCCTTTTGCCAGGCACATCAGGTTGAAATGGTGGCCATGGAAGCCACCGGCGGGTACGAACAACTGGCGTTTGCGCAGCTATCGGAACAAGGCCTTGCGGTGGCCATCGTGAACCCGCGCGCGGTGCGCCAGTTCGCTCAGAGCATGGGCTCACTGGAGAAGACCGATCGCATCGACGCCGCCATGATCGCCTGGTACGCCGAAGTGAAGAAGCCGCAGCCAGCCTGCCTGACGCCGCCCGGCCAGCAGCAGTTGCGGGCGCTGGTCACGCGTCTTCGCCAGCTGACCGATGTGCGTACGGCGCAACGCAACCAGCAGCGGTTGGTTACCGATCGCGCCGTGCAGGTTTCCTTCGCCAAGTTGCTGGCCTTCGTTGCCCGCCAGATCCGCGATCTGGAGCAGCGCATCGCCAGGCTGATCGAGCAGGACCCGCTGTGGCGGGAACTCAACCAGGCATTTCGCACCATCAAAGGCGTGGCCGACCGCACCGTGGCGCGGTTGATGGCGGAGATGCCGGAGATCGGCCTGCTGTCCAACAAGACCGTCTCCAAACTGGCCGGGCTGGCTCCTTTGGCCAACGACTCGGGAAAGCAGCAGGGCAAACGCGCGGTGCGGGGAGGACGCGCCGCGGTGCGCGACATCCTCTACCTCGTGGCTGGTGTGGCGGGCCGCTTCGAGCCGGACTTCACCGCCTTTCAGCAGCGCCTCCGCGCGGCCGGCAAGCCGCCCAAGGTCGTCCGCATTGCGCTCGCCCACAAGCTGCTGGTGCGGCTCAACGCCAAGGCCCGCGAGGTGCGCTGTCGGCTGGCGCTTCAGACCACTTCCTCCCGGGCTTGCGCCTGAACATGCTAATCTCCCACTCGCCGTAGCCGCTCGGTTGTGGGAAA from the Occallatibacter riparius genome contains:
- a CDS encoding IS110 family RNA-guided transposase is translated as MTQMVCGVDVASESLEVRIGQQGAAGSFPNTPEGIMALGAFCQAHQVEMVAMEATGGYEQLAFAQLSEQGLAVAIVNPRAVRQFAQSMGSLEKTDRIDAAMIAWYAEVKKPQPACLTPPGQQQLRALVTRLRQLTDVRTAQRNQQRLVTDRAVQVSFAKLLAFVARQIRDLEQRIARLIEQDPLWRELNQAFRTIKGVADRTVARLMAEMPEIGLLSNKTVSKLAGLAPLANDSGKQQGKRAVRGGRAAVRDILYLVAGVAGRFEPDFTAFQQRLRAAGKPPKVVRIALAHKLLVRLNAKAREVRCRLALQTTSSRACA